From Halichondria panicea chromosome 12, odHalPani1.1, whole genome shotgun sequence, a single genomic window includes:
- the LOC135345045 gene encoding uncharacterized protein LOC135345045 isoform X2, with protein MSLDEQYVIGVDVGGTNTDTAVLHGGRVIGFAKRPTSWDKTEGVINSIEAALRSLPAETRHHLISTSNVRVAIGTTHFTNAVIERDEKNLTCVAVIRLCGTSTRSLPPFVDVPQDLSKIINGGCYLVEGGMEYDTQEISSINEDEIRQCVSTSLSRDSPVKNFVICGVFSPCADPERNQETRAAAIVRDECEKRGVECSCTLSHEFGTLGLLERENAAILNESLKDMASQTINAFGEALYRLKLCSSKQDFYLTQNDGTLISAQEAKCYPVLTFSSGPTNSMRGAAFLTKHLNAIVVDIGGTTTDVGVLVSGFPRQSSTQCEVGGVNTNFPMPDVQSIGLGGGSLVTFDSQSGHTMVGPKSVGYEITKKALCFGGKQCTATDVAMAAGVAPSNFCTARQAVASLSTDLVTAAMNEMKNKLENVIDSMKTENEACPVILVGGGSILVDRNTQLRGVSTIECPSEHFGVANAVGAALGTVGGSSDRIINLAPIREQLLTSDPSLGQESGDKKAREMAMERGREQAMEEVRKKGGIANTVYIHSEEVTDVTYVTGRVRVKVKAIGALTQDSLSTAAQPYTASTLPPATEITMGTVPGSETSQFTPSIPGSVQDNPSWPSASEEELENDLRAGLPTPLVNKETGVWTLSEHDVVCLATGAAILGCGGGGSPYFGQLRAAQLIKSGKTIRIVNPFRLQQKDRGLVCGVGFMGAPAILIEKPPNGRETCLALDTLRRVLASGVCEGVEDGKVSREGVEVVEKTYSWIDGTKFTGSFATRESLANVNMAKVSKERCITGLICLEAGGFNSIEPLLVGAIEDLPVLDVDGMGRAFPELQMFIPFINGSQHTPSSLADNQGECIACTHIGSSKDLENFFRLETVRMGLSTVKQNRPVKQLLKI; from the exons ATGAGCTTAGACGAGCAGTACGTGATTGGTGTGGATGTTGGGGGCACAAACACGGACACTGCAGTTCTGCATGGTGGTAGG GTGATTGGTTTTGCGAAACGTCCGACTTCATGGGACAAGACAGAAGGAGTCATTAACTCTATAGAAGCCGCCCTCCGTTCCCTCCCTGCGGAGACACGACATCACCTCATCTCCACAAGCAATGTTCGAGTTGCCATAGGAACTACTCACTTCACAAATGCAGTTATTGAAAGGGACGAAAAGAATCTAACGTGTGTGGCCGTCATTCGCCTCTGTGGCACCTCAACCAGATCGTTACCTCCATTCGTAGATGTACCTCAAGATCTCTCCAAGATTATCAATGGCGGGTGCTATCTAGTTGAGGGGGGAATGGAGTATGACACTCAAGAGATTTCTAGCATCAATGAAGATGAGATTAGGCAATGCGTATCGACCAGTTTATCTCGAGATTCTCCTGTGAAGAATTTTGTGATATGTGGAGTGTTTTCACCATGTGCTGACCCTGAACGTAACCAAGAGACCAGGGCAGCTGCTATTGTGAGGGACGAGTGTGAGAAGAGGGGTGTGGAGTGTAGCTGCACTCTGTCTCATGAG TTTGGTACATTGGGACTGCTTGAGAGAGAGAATGCAGCCATCCTCAATGAATCACTTAAAGATATGGCCAGCCAAACGATCAATGCTTTTGGCGAGGCTCTCTACCGACTGAAGCTCTGCTCTTCAAAGCAGGATTTTTACCTCACACAGAATGATGGAACCCTCATAAG tGCACAAGAAGCGAAATGCTACCCTGTGCTGACATTTTCCTCCGGACCCACCAACAGTATGAGAGGAGCTGCCTTCCTTACTAAGCATCTGAATGCCATTGTGGTGGACATTGGGGGAACAACCACTGATGTGGGGGTGCTCGTCAGTGGGTTTCCACGGCAGTCCTCAACACAGTGTGAG GTCGGTGGGGTCAATACCAACTTCCCAATGCCTGACGTTCAGAGTATTGGGCTTGGCGGAGGATCACTTGTGACGTTTGACTCCCAATCC GGTCATACTATGGTTGGTCCAAAAAGTGTTGGATATGAGATCACTAAGAAGGCTCTGTGTTTTGGTGGGAAGCAATGTACAGCGACTGATGTTGCCATGGCAGCAGGGGTTGCCCCTAGTAATTTTTGCACAGCACGTCAAGCAGTGGCTAGTTTGAGTACTGATCTGGTGACCGCTGCTATGAATGAGATGAAGAATAAACTAGAGAATGTCATTGATAGTATGAAG ACTGAGAATGAAGCGTGTCCTGTGATTCTAGTAGGAGGTGGCAGCATCCTTGTGGACAGAAACACTCAACTAAGAGGAGTATCCACCATTGAATGTCCCTCAGAGCACTTT GGTGTGGCCAATGCCGTGGGTGCAGCACTGGGCACTGTGGGGGGAAGCAGTGACAGGATAATTAATTTGGCTCCAATCAGAGAGCAGTTATTGACCTCTGATCCCAGTCTTGGACAGGAGAGTGGTGACAAGAAAGCCCGGGAGATGGCAATGGAGAGAGGGAGGGAACAGGCCATGGAGGAGGTCAGGAAGAAAG GGGGTATAGCGAACACCGTGTACATCCACTCTGAGGAGGTGACTGATGTGACATATGTTACGGGCCGAGTTAGAGTGAAGGTGAAGGCCATAGGAGCACTCACACAAGACTCGCTTAGCACAGCTGCTCAACCATACACAGCCAGCACATTACCACCCGCTACTGAGATCACCATGGGAACAGTACCCGGGAGTGAGACCTCCCAG TTCACTCCAAGCATCCCTGGGTCGGTACAGGACAATCCATCATGGCCCAGCGCTTCAGAGGAGGAGCTAGAGAACGACTTAAGAGCCGGTCTACCAACTCCACTTGTCAACAAGGAAACAG gtgtgtgGACTCTATCGGAGCACGATGTGGTTTGTCTAGCAACAGGAGCAGCCATACTCGGTTGTGGGGGTGGAGGAAGTCCCTATTTCGGCCAGTTGCGGGCTGCCCAACTCATTAAATCTGGAAAGACCATCAGGATTGTCAACCCTTTTAG ACTTCAGCAGAAAGACAGAGGCcttgtgtgtggggtggggttcATGGGTGCTCCGGCAATACTCATAGAGAAGCCACCCAACGGCAGAGAGACATGTCTAGCTCTGGACACATTGAGGAGAGTCCTTGCAAGTGGAGTATGCGAGGGTGTAGAGGATGGGAAAGTGAGCCGTGAAGGTGTGGAGGTGGTAGAGAAAACTTACTCGTGGATTGATGGGACCAAGTTTACTGGATCATTTGCCACAAGAGAAAGCTTAGCCAATGTTAACATGGCGAAAGTCTCAAAG GAGAGATGTATCACTGGCCTTATCTGCTTGGAAGCTGGTGGATTCAACTCCATAGAGCCTCTGCTAGTAGGAGCTATCGAGGACCTACCAGTGCTGGATGTTGACGGAATGGGACGAGCTTTTCCTGAGTTGCAAATGTTCATACCGTTTATTAATGgttcacaacacacaccaagCTCTCTAGCTGACAACCAAGGGGAGTGTATAGCCTGTACTCACATCGGATCTTCAAAAGATCTTGAGAACTTCTTCAGATTGGAGACAGTCAGGATGGG ACTGTCTACCGTCAAACAAAATAGACCAGTCAAACAACTGTTGAAAATATGA
- the LOC135345069 gene encoding protein AKTIP homolog isoform X1 encodes MALSESLSGSSGRKSPLNLREDLSKIYDSFFLESTLMAEYCQLLKHPVPGVYILPSSVSSLIWYGIICLRVGIYKGGIFKFRVSIPANYPDGGCPEFDFQAGVYHPQVDLGTGQLDTKKEFQRWRRDVNHIHHLLKYAKSIFNNVDVHDPCNGEAAKLFRTDLERYKQKVAESIEQCREDTLSPDSSDPHSIKTAEWTVDVMKAARTEIFEPKFLQEDTVGRNAQTCGLSWVEPGTQEPFSKTISSWH; translated from the exons ATGGCACTGAGTGAGAGTCTTAGCGGATCCTCTGGGAGGAAGTCTCCACTCAATCTGAGGGAAGATTTATCCAAGATTTATGACAGCTTCTTCCTGGAGTCAACTCTCATGGCTGAATA CTGTCAGCTCCTCAAGCATCCTGTTCCTGGTGTTTACATTCTGCCATCCAGTGTATCCTCACTGA TCTGGTATGGGATTATCTGTCTGAGAGTTGGGATCTACAAGGGAGGCATTTTCAAGTTCAGAGTGTCAATACCAGCCAACTATCCTGATGGTGGATGTCCG GAGTTTGACTTCCAGGCAGGAGTGTACCACCCCCAGGTGGACCTCGGCACTGGGCAGCTGGACACTAAGAAAGAGTTCCAACGATGGAGAAGAGACGTCAACCACATTCATCATCTTCTCAAGTATGCCAAGAGTATTTTCAACAATGTGGATGTACACGACCCTTGCAATGGAGAAGCGGCTAAGTT GTTCAGAACTGATTTGGAGAGGTACAAACAGAAGGTTGCTGAGAGCATTGAGCAATGTAGAGAGGACACTCTCAGCCCGGACTCGTCAGACCCACACAGTATCAA AACTGCAGAATGGACAGTGGATGTAATGAAAGCAGCACGGACTGAAATATTCGAACCAAAG TTTCTCCAAGAAGATACAGTAGGACGTAATGCTCAGACTTGTGGACTCTCCTGGGTTGAACCAGGTACACAGGAACCCTTCAGTAAAACCATTTCTTCCTggcattaa
- the LOC135345069 gene encoding protein AKTIP homolog isoform X2, with translation MALSESLSGSSGRKSPLNLREDLSKIYDSFFLESTLMAEYCQLLKHPVPGVYILPSSVSSLIWYGIICLRVGIYKGGIFKFRVSIPANYPDGGCPEFDFQAGVYHPQVDLGTGQLDTKKEFQRWRRDVNHIHHLLKYAKSIFNNVDVHDPCNGEAAKLFRTDLERYKQKVAESIEQCREDTLSPDSSDPHSIKCGISEIYHVTAALSNG, from the exons ATGGCACTGAGTGAGAGTCTTAGCGGATCCTCTGGGAGGAAGTCTCCACTCAATCTGAGGGAAGATTTATCCAAGATTTATGACAGCTTCTTCCTGGAGTCAACTCTCATGGCTGAATA CTGTCAGCTCCTCAAGCATCCTGTTCCTGGTGTTTACATTCTGCCATCCAGTGTATCCTCACTGA TCTGGTATGGGATTATCTGTCTGAGAGTTGGGATCTACAAGGGAGGCATTTTCAAGTTCAGAGTGTCAATACCAGCCAACTATCCTGATGGTGGATGTCCG GAGTTTGACTTCCAGGCAGGAGTGTACCACCCCCAGGTGGACCTCGGCACTGGGCAGCTGGACACTAAGAAAGAGTTCCAACGATGGAGAAGAGACGTCAACCACATTCATCATCTTCTCAAGTATGCCAAGAGTATTTTCAACAATGTGGATGTACACGACCCTTGCAATGGAGAAGCGGCTAAGTT GTTCAGAACTGATTTGGAGAGGTACAAACAGAAGGTTGCTGAGAGCATTGAGCAATGTAGAGAGGACACTCTCAGCCCGGACTCGTCAGACCCACACAGTATCAA gtgtggtatatctgaaatataccacgtgaccgcagcactatcaAATGGCTAG